The following are from one region of the Juglans regia cultivar Chandler chromosome 10, Walnut 2.0, whole genome shotgun sequence genome:
- the LOC109002594 gene encoding V-type proton ATPase subunit d1, which yields MYGFEALTFNIHAGYLEAIVRGHRAGLLTAADYNNLCQCETLDDIKMHLSATEYGSYLQNEPSPLHTTTIVEKCTLKLVDDYKHMLCQATEPLSTFLEYITYGHMIDNVVLIVTGTLHERDVQELLEKCHPLGMFDSIATLAVAQNMRELYRLVLVDTPLAPYFSECITSEDLDDMNIEIMRNTLYKAYLEDFYRFCQKLGGATAEIMSDLLSFEADRRAVNITINSIGTELTRDDRKKLYSNFGLFYPYGHEELAVCEDIDQVRGVMEKYPPYQSIFSKLSYGESQMLDKAFYEEEVKRLCLAFEQQFHYGVFFAYMRLREQEIRNLMWISECVAQNQKSRVHDSVVFIF from the exons ATGTACGGATTCGAAGCGCTCACCTTCAACATTCATGCTGGATACTTGGAGGCGATCGTCAGGGGCCACCGGGCTGGGCTGCTTACAGCCGCTGATTACAACAATCTGTGCCAGTGCGAAACCCTCGACGACATCAAGATGCACCTTTCCGCAACGGAGTACGGGTCTTACCTCCAGAACG AACCTTCCCCTTTGCATACAACAACCATTGTAGAGAAATGCACTCTTAAACTGGTTGATGATTATAAGCACATGTTATGCCAAGCGACAGAGCCCTTGTCAACCTTCTTAGAGTATATAAC ATACGGTCATATGATAGACAATGTTGTCCTGATTGTCACTGGAACCTTGCATGAGAGAGATGTTCAGGAGCTCTTGGAAAAATGCCATCCGTTGGGCATGTTTGACAG CATTGCTACCCTGGCAGTGGCGCAGAATATGCGAGAACTTTATAGGCTGGTTCTTGTTGACACACCATTGGCTCCGTACTTCTCTGAGTGTATCACATCAGAG GACTTGGATGACATGAACATCGAAATAATGAGGAACACCCTTTACAAGGCATATCTAGAGGATTTTTACAGATTTTGCCAG AAACTTGGTGGTGCCACAGCAGAGATCATGTCTGACCTCCTCTCCTTTGAGGCTGACAGAAGGGCTGTCAATATTACCATAAACAG CATTGGGACTGAGCTTACCCGCGATGATCGCAAAAAATTGTACTCTAACTTTGGTTTATT TTACCCCTATGGCCATGAGGAACTTGCCGTCTGTGAGGATATTGACCAG GTCCGTGGTGTTATGGAAAAATATCCTCCTTATCAGtctattttctctaaattatctTATGGAGAGAGTCAGATGCTAGACAAGGCATTCTACGAAGAGGAGGTGAAAAGGCTTTGCTTAGCTTTCGAGCAGCAG TTCCATTATGGTGTTTTCTTCGCCTACATGAGGTTGAGGGAGCAGGAGATAAGAAACCTGATGTGGATTTCTGAATGCGTGGCTCAGAACCAGAAGTCCAGAGTTCACGACAGTGTTGTCTTCATATTTTAG
- the LOC109002593 gene encoding uncharacterized protein LOC109002593 isoform X1, giving the protein MAEADPSRPQSTTKITDVDVDSLAHCAGYLNLQDLSNLAMSCKYFKRVAYSDSIWLRWFRALWEGNGVTIWSILNFGMLDSLPATKYFDRDLWNGNRGINQSDSWPKQILSSSSQTLEVREAYMARRTALQQFKFVDPFVADLYTVSQPYSHIAMDKNDVVFSQGSMIGMMKIDSCLSGRQSFIMRSDHNARITCMRLFSLDGTSLFKSDAPGNENILVTSSCDHTIRLWWKGSCQRCFRGHNGPVSILSDKLLGEVGGKVLASGGEDATVRLWSLNSNGKRGQQALKATLYGHEKPVKLMSVAGHKTSLLVTISKNSKVRVWDTATSSAVRSSCCVGMTSVPGAPVKMKCHESMVYVAAGSSVIAIDLRTMQKVLTAAVYRPNLYSVEIMPSKSLICTGGNGSVMLWDIRRNQETLTPEPIVELESHTGPVTFLHMDQYKIVTGGPEDSYVNVLETDTFTQTNTLICCSTEQASTSSGCAGLAVNGYQIVTASYGEEHGLIRFRDFANAACPVVESGDDHASKFWDPQSYSDSGGSDC; this is encoded by the exons ATGGCGGAGGCAGATCCATCACGACCGCAATCGACCACAAAGATAACGGATGTGGACGTGGACTCGCTGGCTCACTGTGCCGGCTACCTCAACCTACAGGACCTCTCCAACTTGGCCATGTCCTGCAAATACTTCAAACGCGTCGCCTATTCTGACTCCATCTGGCTCCGCTGGTTCAG AGCATTATGGGAGGGAAATGGAGTGACCATATGGTCCATATTGAACTTCGGAATGCTAGACAGTCTCCCTGCTACCAAGTATTTTGATAGAGACTTATGGAATGGAAATAGAGGAATAAATCAATC GGACAGTTGGCCTAAACAGATACTTTCCAGCTCCTCACAAACATTGGAAGTGAGGGAAGCATACATGGCGAGGCGCACAGCATTGCAGCAGTTCAAGTTTGTTGATCCCTTTGTTGCCGACTTGTATACAGTTTCGCAACCTTACAGCCATATAGCAATGGACAAAAATGATGTTGTCTTCTCACAG GGCTCAATGATAggaatgatgaaaattgatagCTGTTTAAGCGGAAGGCAATCTTTCATCATGCGAAGTGATCATAATGCAAGAATTACTTGTATGAG ATTGTTTTCCCTTGATGGAACTTCTTTATTTAAAAGTGATGCACCaggtaatgaaaatattttggtcACCTCCAGCTGCGACCACACCATTCGTCTATGGTGGAAG GGTTCTTGCCAACGTTGTTTTAGAGGTCACAATGGCCCAGTCTCTATCTTGTCAGATAAATTGTTAGGTGAGGTTGGTGGAAAAGTATTGGCAAGTGGAGGTGAAGATGCTACTGTTCGCCTTTGGTCCCTTAACTCTAATGGCAAGCGAGGCCAGCAGGCGCTAAAGGCTACTCTGTATGGGCATGAAAAACCTGTAAAGTTAATGTCAGTTGCTGG GCATAAAACTTCTCTTTTGGTGACCATTTCGAAAAACTCCAAG GTAAGGGTTTGGGATACAGCAACATCATCTGCTGTTCGTTCATCATGCTGCGTGGGCATGACATCTGTTCCTGGCGCTCCAGTAAAGATGAAGTGCCATGAATCCATGGTCTATGTTGCTGCTGGTTCCTCTGTCATTGCAATTGATTTGAGGACAATGCAGAAGGTTTTGACTGCAGCTGTTTATCGGCCGAATTTGTACTCGGTTGAGATAATGCCTTCAAAATCATTAATCTGCACAGGTGGTAATGGCAG CGTAATGCTTTGGGATATTAGGAGAAACCAGGAGACACTAACCCCAGAACCAATAGTGGAGTTGGAGAGCCACACGGGCCCAGTAACATTCTTGCACATGGATCAGTACAAGATAGTTACAGGAGGCCCAGAGGATTCTTACGTTAATGTTTTGGAGACTGATACTTTTACACAAACAAACACATTGATTTGCTGTTCTACCGAGCAAGCAAGTACAAGCTCTGGTTGTGCCGGCCTGGCTGTAAACGGTTATCAAATTGTTACTGCTAGCTATGGTGAAGAACATGGACTTATCCGTTTCAGGGACTTCGCCAATGCTGCTTGTCCTGTTGTCGAATCTGGAGATGATCATGCTTCAAAGTTTTGGGATCCACAATCTTATAGTGATTCTGGTGGCTCAGATTGCTGA
- the LOC109002593 gene encoding probable E3 ubiquitin ligase complex SCF subunit sconB isoform X2, whose product MAEADPSRPQSTTKITDVDVDSLAHCAGYLNLQDLSNLAMSCKYFKRVAYSDSIWLRWFRDSWPKQILSSSSQTLEVREAYMARRTALQQFKFVDPFVADLYTVSQPYSHIAMDKNDVVFSQGSMIGMMKIDSCLSGRQSFIMRSDHNARITCMRLFSLDGTSLFKSDAPGNENILVTSSCDHTIRLWWKGSCQRCFRGHNGPVSILSDKLLGEVGGKVLASGGEDATVRLWSLNSNGKRGQQALKATLYGHEKPVKLMSVAGHKTSLLVTISKNSKVRVWDTATSSAVRSSCCVGMTSVPGAPVKMKCHESMVYVAAGSSVIAIDLRTMQKVLTAAVYRPNLYSVEIMPSKSLICTGGNGSVMLWDIRRNQETLTPEPIVELESHTGPVTFLHMDQYKIVTGGPEDSYVNVLETDTFTQTNTLICCSTEQASTSSGCAGLAVNGYQIVTASYGEEHGLIRFRDFANAACPVVESGDDHASKFWDPQSYSDSGGSDC is encoded by the exons ATGGCGGAGGCAGATCCATCACGACCGCAATCGACCACAAAGATAACGGATGTGGACGTGGACTCGCTGGCTCACTGTGCCGGCTACCTCAACCTACAGGACCTCTCCAACTTGGCCATGTCCTGCAAATACTTCAAACGCGTCGCCTATTCTGACTCCATCTGGCTCCGCTGGTTCAG GGACAGTTGGCCTAAACAGATACTTTCCAGCTCCTCACAAACATTGGAAGTGAGGGAAGCATACATGGCGAGGCGCACAGCATTGCAGCAGTTCAAGTTTGTTGATCCCTTTGTTGCCGACTTGTATACAGTTTCGCAACCTTACAGCCATATAGCAATGGACAAAAATGATGTTGTCTTCTCACAG GGCTCAATGATAggaatgatgaaaattgatagCTGTTTAAGCGGAAGGCAATCTTTCATCATGCGAAGTGATCATAATGCAAGAATTACTTGTATGAG ATTGTTTTCCCTTGATGGAACTTCTTTATTTAAAAGTGATGCACCaggtaatgaaaatattttggtcACCTCCAGCTGCGACCACACCATTCGTCTATGGTGGAAG GGTTCTTGCCAACGTTGTTTTAGAGGTCACAATGGCCCAGTCTCTATCTTGTCAGATAAATTGTTAGGTGAGGTTGGTGGAAAAGTATTGGCAAGTGGAGGTGAAGATGCTACTGTTCGCCTTTGGTCCCTTAACTCTAATGGCAAGCGAGGCCAGCAGGCGCTAAAGGCTACTCTGTATGGGCATGAAAAACCTGTAAAGTTAATGTCAGTTGCTGG GCATAAAACTTCTCTTTTGGTGACCATTTCGAAAAACTCCAAG GTAAGGGTTTGGGATACAGCAACATCATCTGCTGTTCGTTCATCATGCTGCGTGGGCATGACATCTGTTCCTGGCGCTCCAGTAAAGATGAAGTGCCATGAATCCATGGTCTATGTTGCTGCTGGTTCCTCTGTCATTGCAATTGATTTGAGGACAATGCAGAAGGTTTTGACTGCAGCTGTTTATCGGCCGAATTTGTACTCGGTTGAGATAATGCCTTCAAAATCATTAATCTGCACAGGTGGTAATGGCAG CGTAATGCTTTGGGATATTAGGAGAAACCAGGAGACACTAACCCCAGAACCAATAGTGGAGTTGGAGAGCCACACGGGCCCAGTAACATTCTTGCACATGGATCAGTACAAGATAGTTACAGGAGGCCCAGAGGATTCTTACGTTAATGTTTTGGAGACTGATACTTTTACACAAACAAACACATTGATTTGCTGTTCTACCGAGCAAGCAAGTACAAGCTCTGGTTGTGCCGGCCTGGCTGTAAACGGTTATCAAATTGTTACTGCTAGCTATGGTGAAGAACATGGACTTATCCGTTTCAGGGACTTCGCCAATGCTGCTTGTCCTGTTGTCGAATCTGGAGATGATCATGCTTCAAAGTTTTGGGATCCACAATCTTATAGTGATTCTGGTGGCTCAGATTGCTGA
- the LOC109002593 gene encoding probable E3 ubiquitin ligase complex SCF subunit sconB isoform X3, giving the protein MAEADPSRPQSTTKITDVDVDSLAHCAGYLNLQDLSNLAMSCKYFKRVAYSDSIWLRWFSWPKQILSSSSQTLEVREAYMARRTALQQFKFVDPFVADLYTVSQPYSHIAMDKNDVVFSQGSMIGMMKIDSCLSGRQSFIMRSDHNARITCMRLFSLDGTSLFKSDAPGNENILVTSSCDHTIRLWWKGSCQRCFRGHNGPVSILSDKLLGEVGGKVLASGGEDATVRLWSLNSNGKRGQQALKATLYGHEKPVKLMSVAGHKTSLLVTISKNSKVRVWDTATSSAVRSSCCVGMTSVPGAPVKMKCHESMVYVAAGSSVIAIDLRTMQKVLTAAVYRPNLYSVEIMPSKSLICTGGNGSVMLWDIRRNQETLTPEPIVELESHTGPVTFLHMDQYKIVTGGPEDSYVNVLETDTFTQTNTLICCSTEQASTSSGCAGLAVNGYQIVTASYGEEHGLIRFRDFANAACPVVESGDDHASKFWDPQSYSDSGGSDC; this is encoded by the exons ATGGCGGAGGCAGATCCATCACGACCGCAATCGACCACAAAGATAACGGATGTGGACGTGGACTCGCTGGCTCACTGTGCCGGCTACCTCAACCTACAGGACCTCTCCAACTTGGCCATGTCCTGCAAATACTTCAAACGCGTCGCCTATTCTGACTCCATCTGGCTCCGCTGGTTCAG TTGGCCTAAACAGATACTTTCCAGCTCCTCACAAACATTGGAAGTGAGGGAAGCATACATGGCGAGGCGCACAGCATTGCAGCAGTTCAAGTTTGTTGATCCCTTTGTTGCCGACTTGTATACAGTTTCGCAACCTTACAGCCATATAGCAATGGACAAAAATGATGTTGTCTTCTCACAG GGCTCAATGATAggaatgatgaaaattgatagCTGTTTAAGCGGAAGGCAATCTTTCATCATGCGAAGTGATCATAATGCAAGAATTACTTGTATGAG ATTGTTTTCCCTTGATGGAACTTCTTTATTTAAAAGTGATGCACCaggtaatgaaaatattttggtcACCTCCAGCTGCGACCACACCATTCGTCTATGGTGGAAG GGTTCTTGCCAACGTTGTTTTAGAGGTCACAATGGCCCAGTCTCTATCTTGTCAGATAAATTGTTAGGTGAGGTTGGTGGAAAAGTATTGGCAAGTGGAGGTGAAGATGCTACTGTTCGCCTTTGGTCCCTTAACTCTAATGGCAAGCGAGGCCAGCAGGCGCTAAAGGCTACTCTGTATGGGCATGAAAAACCTGTAAAGTTAATGTCAGTTGCTGG GCATAAAACTTCTCTTTTGGTGACCATTTCGAAAAACTCCAAG GTAAGGGTTTGGGATACAGCAACATCATCTGCTGTTCGTTCATCATGCTGCGTGGGCATGACATCTGTTCCTGGCGCTCCAGTAAAGATGAAGTGCCATGAATCCATGGTCTATGTTGCTGCTGGTTCCTCTGTCATTGCAATTGATTTGAGGACAATGCAGAAGGTTTTGACTGCAGCTGTTTATCGGCCGAATTTGTACTCGGTTGAGATAATGCCTTCAAAATCATTAATCTGCACAGGTGGTAATGGCAG CGTAATGCTTTGGGATATTAGGAGAAACCAGGAGACACTAACCCCAGAACCAATAGTGGAGTTGGAGAGCCACACGGGCCCAGTAACATTCTTGCACATGGATCAGTACAAGATAGTTACAGGAGGCCCAGAGGATTCTTACGTTAATGTTTTGGAGACTGATACTTTTACACAAACAAACACATTGATTTGCTGTTCTACCGAGCAAGCAAGTACAAGCTCTGGTTGTGCCGGCCTGGCTGTAAACGGTTATCAAATTGTTACTGCTAGCTATGGTGAAGAACATGGACTTATCCGTTTCAGGGACTTCGCCAATGCTGCTTGTCCTGTTGTCGAATCTGGAGATGATCATGCTTCAAAGTTTTGGGATCCACAATCTTATAGTGATTCTGGTGGCTCAGATTGCTGA